In Rhododendron vialii isolate Sample 1 chromosome 9a, ASM3025357v1, the following are encoded in one genomic region:
- the LOC131299797 gene encoding uncharacterized mitochondrial protein AtMg00810-like codes for MFIKRGAGNDVNEIHNLKSRLAQEFNIKDLGSMRYFLGMEVARSDRGIFISQRKYILDFLEEIGMLGCRPANSPIEANHHLSGNMGERTNKERPDVTYAVGVVSQYMHDPRTSHLDAVYRILRYLKSAPGKGILFSNHDHLRLEAFTDADWVGSVDDRRSTSGYCTFLGGNLIT; via the exons atgttcatcaagaGAGGTGctg gtAATGATGTGAAtgagattcataaccttaagtctCGTCTAGCCCAAGAATTCAAcattaaggatttgggatcaatgagatactttcttggaatggaagtggCAAGGTCTGATAGGGGTATTTTTATTTCCCAacggaagtatatacttgattttttggaagaaatagGTATGTTGGGTTGTAGACCTGcaaattctcctattgaggcgaatcatcatcttagtggaaaTATGGGGGAGCGTACTAataaggagag ACCTGATGTTACATATGCAGTGGGTGTTGTTAGTCAGtatatgcatgatcctcgtaccTCACATCttgatgcagtttatcgtattttgaggtatctCAAATCAGCTCCAGGGAAAGGAATTCTGTTCTCTAATCATGATCACCTgcgattggaggcattcactgatgctgactgggtcGGCTCTGTGGATGATAGACGTTCTACTTCTGGCTACTGTACTTTTCTTGGGGGAAATTTGATTACTTAG